The Chryseobacterium indicum genome includes a window with the following:
- a CDS encoding glycosyltransferase family 2 protein has product MRFLIIIPAHNEENNLPFTLDSLQQQSFKDFKVVVVNDGSTDGTSEVIRKYTDHDSRFETIDLQKSAHQPGSKVVNAFKNGLNTQDIEEFEIICKFDADVILPEDYLGTVENAFRNNPKYGLVGGLLYVEKDREWIYEGNSNKHHVRGPMKAYRKESFIEMKGIRETLGWDNIDAILLENLGWKEVVLPELHVKLIKVKGADYTIKPADYYGRYFYFLGLNRFLAYVASSKEAAKSKSAAFFFSIIKSYENCRSQNLELKISKEEQKTINNQRWNMLKKKWLKL; this is encoded by the coding sequence TTGAGATTTTTAATCATCATTCCTGCGCATAACGAAGAAAACAATCTTCCTTTCACATTAGATTCTTTACAACAGCAGAGTTTTAAGGATTTTAAAGTAGTGGTTGTTAATGACGGTTCTACAGACGGAACTTCAGAAGTCATCAGAAAATATACAGATCACGATTCCAGATTTGAAACAATTGATCTTCAGAAATCTGCGCACCAACCAGGTTCCAAAGTCGTTAATGCTTTTAAAAATGGCTTAAATACTCAGGATATAGAAGAGTTTGAAATCATCTGCAAATTTGATGCGGATGTCATTTTACCGGAAGATTATCTTGGAACCGTAGAAAATGCATTCAGAAATAATCCAAAATACGGATTGGTTGGCGGTTTACTGTATGTTGAAAAAGACAGAGAGTGGATCTACGAAGGAAATTCCAACAAACATCATGTTCGAGGTCCGATGAAAGCATACCGAAAAGAAAGTTTTATTGAAATGAAAGGCATTCGGGAAACATTGGGATGGGATAATATTGATGCCATTTTGCTGGAAAATCTGGGCTGGAAAGAAGTTGTTCTGCCTGAACTTCATGTGAAATTAATTAAAGTAAAAGGAGCAGATTATACCATAAAACCCGCAGATTATTACGGAAGATATTTTTATTTTTTAGGACTGAACCGGTTTTTAGCTTACGTCGCTTCCTCAAAAGAAGCCGCGAAAAGCAAATCGGCTGCGTTTTTCTTTTCAATCATTAAATCGTATGAAAACTGCCGTTCTCAAAACCTAGAACTGAAAATTTCAAAAGAAGAACAGAAAACCATCAACAATCAGCGTTGGAATATGCTGAAGAAGAAATGGCTGAAACTGTAA
- a CDS encoding GIY-YIG nuclease family protein, translating into MCYFYILFSKSLNEYYVGHSCEILQERLRKHLSDHKGFTSKAKDWMIVYSESFDSKNKAYKKEGKQNHGKAVSKFKN; encoded by the coding sequence TTGTGCTACTTCTATATTCTTTTTTCTAAATCTTTAAATGAATATTATGTCGGTCACTCCTGCGAAATCTTACAGGAAAGATTAAGGAAACATTTATCGGATCATAAAGGATTTACTTCAAAAGCTAAAGACTGGATGATTGTTTATTCGGAAAGTTTTGATTCTAAAAATAAAGCTTATAAAAAAGAAGGGAAACAAAATCATGGAAAAGCAGTTTCAAAATTCAAAAACTAA
- a CDS encoding GIY-YIG nuclease family protein encodes MRFFVYINLCATAIFFFLNKYYIGHSCEILQERLRKHLSDHKGFTSKAKDWMIVYSENFDSKIEAYKREREIKSWKSSSKIQRLIESSAG; translated from the coding sequence ATGAGGTTTTTTGTTTACATTAATTTATGTGCTACTGCTATATTCTTTTTTCTAAATAAATATTATATCGGACATTCCTGTGAAATTTTACAGGAAAGATTAAGGAAACATTTATCGGATCATAAAGGATTTACTTCAAAAGCTAAAGACTGGATGATTGTTTATTCTGAAAATTTTGATTCTAAAATTGAAGCTTATAAAAGAGAAAGGGAAATAAAATCATGGAAAAGCAGTTCCAAAATTCAAAGGCTAATTGAAAGTTCAGCCGGATAG
- a CDS encoding T9SS type A sorting domain-containing protein, whose translation MNKKYALLLLLSSSWTFAQQTLQTENYEKYATTKSTSGKTVQSLNEGLFAENLMAYPGYGTTRKHFVIGQLGAVQNVYTKVSKDENILLVSFILNLSKADETKEFKLLDLKVPTSMYKGNSFVQLSVKNRGKKFAFSLTDTNNPENRADPGNTFNYNEDHLVVLKVSDFNTAKATCELFADEDIANLSESIAKLQGLKLPANKEHENGNGILFTAALHQSNKASATEGKVGLLKISRGKEKDIRDLVNTETTKLAASQAKQGILQISSIESYKNAEVKVYNAAGSMVQLLSNINITGRGVQELRINPLSEGVYIFTIKDAQHQYQTKFIVK comes from the coding sequence ATGAACAAAAAATATGCATTATTACTTTTGTTATCTTCTTCTTGGACGTTTGCCCAGCAGACATTACAAACAGAAAATTACGAAAAGTACGCCACTACTAAAAGCACGAGTGGTAAAACAGTTCAAAGCCTGAACGAAGGCTTGTTTGCGGAAAACCTGATGGCTTATCCGGGTTATGGTACCACCAGAAAACATTTTGTAATAGGACAGTTGGGAGCTGTTCAAAACGTTTACACTAAAGTTTCTAAAGATGAAAATATCCTGTTGGTTTCTTTTATCCTTAATCTTTCAAAAGCGGACGAAACAAAAGAATTTAAACTTTTGGATCTGAAAGTTCCTACCTCTATGTACAAAGGAAACAGTTTTGTACAACTGTCGGTAAAAAATAGAGGGAAGAAGTTTGCGTTCAGTCTTACTGATACCAATAATCCCGAAAACAGGGCAGATCCCGGAAATACCTTTAATTACAATGAAGATCATTTAGTAGTTCTGAAAGTGAGTGATTTCAACACAGCAAAAGCTACCTGCGAATTATTTGCTGATGAAGATATTGCGAATTTATCAGAAAGCATTGCAAAATTACAAGGTCTGAAATTGCCGGCAAATAAAGAGCATGAAAACGGTAATGGGATTTTGTTTACCGCTGCACTGCATCAAAGTAATAAAGCTTCTGCTACCGAAGGTAAAGTTGGTCTTCTGAAAATAAGCAGAGGAAAAGAAAAAGATATTAGAGATTTAGTAAATACAGAGACTACGAAATTAGCGGCTTCCCAAGCAAAACAGGGAATTCTCCAGATATCTTCAATAGAATCTTACAAGAATGCTGAAGTAAAAGTGTATAACGCAGCAGGAAGTATGGTTCAGCTTCTTTCGAACATAAATATTACCGGAAGAGGAGTACAGGAACTCAGAATAAATCCTTTAAGTGAGGGAGTATATATTTTCACGATTAAAGATGCTCAACACCAGTATCAAACCAAATTTATAGTTAAATAA
- a CDS encoding N-acetylmuramoyl-L-alanine amidase produces MRNTLYIIGLSSLIFSCTSQQNAKKKQYIPRTPAVQPKTATQTSGNDKPKPKITSDHGVEFFTTNIADITKNDNTASYGSIVSAKPAGYKVVKTYFPAIAQNFRQRYLILHYTALPDDKSITVLSQQAVSAHYLVNNTGDNEIYQLVDENKRSYHAGVSAWRADKNLNDTSIGIEIVNSGFTTDAAGKRAFMPFDEAQVKKVAALVKDIVARYNIPATNILAHSDIAPTRKQDPGPLFPWKKLYDEYQIGMWYDDAVKQSFYDLATSTDFQSKYNDPTFIFNVQTQLQKFGYALDLSGKWDDATKKTIEAFQYHFRPQNYDGIMDAETFSILQALNVKYPTK; encoded by the coding sequence ATGCGTAATACATTATATATCATCGGATTAAGTTCTTTGATTTTTTCCTGTACTTCTCAGCAAAATGCTAAAAAAAAACAGTACATCCCGAGAACTCCCGCGGTACAGCCGAAAACTGCTACTCAGACTTCGGGTAATGATAAGCCAAAACCTAAAATTACTTCCGATCACGGAGTAGAATTTTTTACAACCAATATTGCAGATATTACTAAAAATGATAACACGGCAAGTTATGGTTCTATCGTTTCAGCAAAACCTGCAGGTTATAAAGTCGTGAAAACTTATTTTCCCGCAATTGCACAGAATTTTAGACAACGATATTTAATTTTGCATTATACGGCTTTACCGGATGATAAATCCATTACCGTATTGTCTCAACAGGCGGTAAGTGCGCATTATCTGGTAAATAATACTGGAGATAACGAAATTTATCAGTTGGTAGATGAAAATAAACGTTCATATCACGCCGGAGTAAGCGCGTGGAGAGCTGATAAAAACCTTAATGATACATCTATTGGAATTGAGATTGTAAATTCAGGATTCACGACAGATGCTGCAGGAAAGAGAGCTTTCATGCCTTTTGATGAAGCTCAGGTGAAAAAAGTAGCTGCTTTAGTGAAAGATATTGTGGCGAGATATAATATTCCGGCGACCAATATTCTGGCACATTCAGATATTGCTCCTACAAGAAAACAGGATCCGGGACCTTTATTTCCATGGAAAAAATTATACGACGAATACCAGATCGGAATGTGGTATGATGATGCCGTGAAGCAAAGTTTCTACGATCTTGCGACATCTACGGATTTTCAGTCAAAATACAACGATCCGACGTTTATTTTTAATGTTCAGACGCAGTTGCAGAAATTCGGTTACGCATTGGATCTGAGCGGTAAATGGGATGATGCTACCAAAAAAACAATAGAAGCATTTCAATATCACTTCCGTCCGCAGAATTATGACGGAATAATGGATGCGGAAACCTTCTCCATATTGCAGGCTTTAAACGTAAAATATCCTACAAAATAA
- the hpt gene encoding hypoxanthine phosphoribosyltransferase yields MESIKVHDKTFVPYLEDAEIQEIVKATALKIYEDYKDEVPVFIGVLNGVIMFFSDLLKHYPGPCEIAFIQMSSYVGTESTGIVYQKMELTKDVKDRHIILVEDIVDTGNTVESLFKYFNETQRPKSVKIASFLLKPEVYKKDFKLDYIGKEIPNKFVLGYGLDYDELGRNLPNLYQLEDGQINH; encoded by the coding sequence ATGGAGAGTATTAAAGTTCACGACAAAACTTTCGTTCCTTATCTGGAGGATGCCGAGATTCAGGAGATTGTAAAAGCTACGGCTTTAAAGATTTATGAAGATTATAAAGATGAAGTTCCTGTTTTCATAGGTGTTTTGAATGGGGTAATTATGTTCTTCTCAGACCTTCTGAAGCATTATCCCGGACCATGTGAGATTGCTTTTATCCAGATGAGTTCTTATGTGGGAACAGAATCTACAGGAATTGTTTACCAGAAAATGGAGCTGACAAAGGATGTAAAAGACCGCCACATCATTCTGGTAGAAGATATTGTAGATACAGGAAATACAGTAGAAAGTCTTTTCAAGTATTTTAACGAGACACAGCGTCCGAAATCTGTAAAAATAGCTTCATTCTTACTGAAACCTGAAGTATATAAGAAAGATTTCAAGCTGGATTATATCGGGAAAGAAATTCCAAATAAATTTGTTTTAGGGTACGGTCTGGATTATGATGAATTAGGAAGAAACTTACCTAATCTGTACCAGTTGGAAGACGGACAAATCAATCATTAA
- a CDS encoding lipopolysaccharide biosynthesis protein — translation MSVVARQGFKYSIIGYIGFLLGTVSAIFIFPNDFEFYGKLRYILPSAEFLVPFVVMGISYSNVKFFHKVDQDGKKQNMLSLSLLAVFINFLIFSLIFFILPYVYPKFKLTEAWRAKEIILPLVLILSFCAIFNKYTSNYKRIVVSNIFDNLFPKIANLGAFCLFFYFAASQKIAFAFFFGIFALMLFGYIRYTNKLDKINLDFSTDYFKKDGFWKEFFNYSFFGFLGTFGNYLAINSLMIGEYLGMEENGIYATLYALISLISIPQLGLFNVSAPIISKNLADGDMEGLDKFHKKTSLTLYFLGAVLFSCIVVGFPYLTYFMPKNGILLREYQPVVWIWGSAVLVDLATGFNGNIISLSKYYKFNIVVMLLLAGLTIGLNLYFIKNTELKLSGIALSTAISLTTYNVIKIIFNYVMFKVSPLTIEMIFVSIICTLAVTVAIVLPNFDSNFINMIYKPAIVLILIFIGNYFTKIFPIEDYLNKNFIKSIFKFK, via the coding sequence ATGAGCGTAGTAGCAAGGCAGGGCTTTAAATATTCCATCATTGGATATATTGGTTTTTTACTGGGAACGGTTTCCGCAATTTTTATTTTTCCGAACGACTTTGAATTTTACGGAAAACTTCGGTATATTCTTCCCAGCGCGGAATTTTTAGTTCCATTTGTAGTAATGGGAATTTCCTATTCCAATGTAAAGTTTTTTCATAAAGTGGATCAGGATGGTAAAAAGCAGAATATGCTTTCTCTTTCTTTACTTGCCGTTTTTATTAATTTTCTTATTTTTTCGTTAATATTTTTCATCCTGCCGTATGTTTATCCCAAATTTAAACTTACGGAAGCCTGGAGAGCGAAAGAAATCATTTTACCGCTGGTTCTTATCCTTTCTTTCTGTGCGATTTTCAACAAATACACCTCCAATTACAAGAGAATTGTAGTTTCTAATATTTTTGACAATCTTTTTCCGAAAATTGCCAATTTAGGAGCCTTCTGTCTTTTTTTCTACTTTGCTGCATCACAGAAAATTGCATTTGCCTTTTTCTTCGGAATTTTTGCTTTAATGCTTTTCGGATATATCCGTTATACCAATAAACTGGACAAAATCAATCTGGATTTCAGTACAGATTACTTTAAGAAAGATGGTTTCTGGAAAGAGTTTTTCAATTACAGTTTTTTCGGTTTTCTAGGAACTTTCGGAAATTATTTAGCGATCAACAGCTTAATGATCGGCGAATATCTGGGAATGGAGGAAAACGGAATTTATGCTACCCTTTACGCTTTGATTTCCCTGATTTCTATTCCTCAGCTCGGATTGTTTAATGTCTCTGCGCCAATTATCAGCAAAAATCTTGCAGACGGCGATATGGAAGGTTTAGATAAATTTCATAAAAAAACATCGCTTACGCTTTATTTTCTAGGGGCTGTTCTGTTTTCCTGCATTGTGGTAGGATTTCCTTATCTAACGTATTTTATGCCGAAAAACGGAATTCTTCTCAGAGAATATCAACCGGTTGTATGGATTTGGGGATCAGCAGTTTTGGTAGATTTAGCAACAGGTTTTAACGGAAATATCATTTCACTTTCAAAATATTATAAATTCAATATTGTTGTCATGCTTTTACTGGCGGGACTTACCATTGGGCTGAATCTTTATTTTATTAAAAATACAGAACTAAAATTAAGCGGAATTGCTTTGTCTACCGCGATTTCTCTTACCACCTACAATGTCATCAAGATTATTTTCAACTATGTGATGTTTAAAGTGTCTCCATTAACGATTGAGATGATTTTTGTATCCATTATCTGTACTTTAGCAGTTACGGTTGCGATTGTTTTACCGAATTTCGACAGTAATTTCATCAACATGATTTACAAACCTGCTATTGTTCTTATACTGATCTTTATCGGAAATTATTTCACCAAAATTTTCCCTATAGAAGATTATCTGAACAAAAATTTTATTAAAAGTATTTTTAAATTTAAATAG
- the aspA gene encoding aspartate ammonia-lyase → MENFRKESDLLGVLEVPVNAYYGVQTQRAINNFKISGQLLSSYPEFIKGLAFVKKAAAKTNYELGLLDENLYFTIAEVCDELINGELHDQFPVDMIQGGAGTSINMNANEVIANRVLEKLGKNKGQYEFCSPNDHINLSQSTNDAYPTAIKMGLLQMNISLVEKLEKIVEAFRAKGKEFQDVIKMGRTQLQDAVPMTLGQEFEAFAATLEEDISKLNNNANLFVEVNMGATAIGTGINAPVGYATLCAKNLAQLTGFPIVSAPDLVEATPDTGSYVIYSSAMKRLAVKLSKICNDLRLLASGPRAGLSEINLPPMQPGSSIMPGKVNPVIPEVVNQVCFKVFGNDLTVTFAAEAGQLQLNVMEPVLSHAIMENIHFLGNALDTLREKCIVGITANKEVCLNMVKHSIGIVTALNPYIGYKQSTAIAKEALETGKSVYNLVLEKELLSQEKLDEILDPKNMLKPHNK, encoded by the coding sequence ATGGAAAATTTCAGGAAAGAAAGTGATTTGCTGGGAGTATTAGAGGTTCCGGTGAATGCTTATTATGGAGTACAGACGCAAAGAGCGATTAATAATTTTAAAATTTCAGGACAGCTTTTATCTTCATATCCGGAGTTCATCAAAGGATTGGCTTTCGTAAAAAAAGCGGCAGCCAAAACCAATTATGAGCTGGGTCTGCTGGATGAAAATCTATATTTTACCATTGCTGAAGTGTGTGATGAATTAATCAACGGAGAACTGCACGATCAGTTTCCGGTAGATATGATTCAGGGTGGGGCAGGAACTTCCATTAATATGAATGCCAATGAAGTAATTGCCAACCGTGTTCTGGAAAAATTAGGGAAAAATAAAGGGCAGTACGAATTCTGTTCACCCAACGATCATATCAATCTTTCCCAGTCTACCAACGATGCGTATCCTACGGCAATTAAAATGGGACTGTTGCAGATGAACATCTCTCTTGTAGAAAAACTGGAAAAAATTGTTGAAGCTTTCAGAGCAAAAGGAAAAGAATTTCAGGATGTCATCAAAATGGGAAGAACGCAGCTTCAGGATGCGGTTCCGATGACTTTGGGACAGGAATTTGAAGCCTTTGCCGCTACTTTGGAAGAAGATATTTCTAAATTAAATAACAATGCTAATCTTTTCGTAGAAGTTAATATGGGAGCCACTGCGATCGGCACAGGAATTAACGCTCCGGTTGGATACGCAACACTCTGCGCGAAAAATTTAGCACAGTTAACAGGTTTTCCTATAGTTTCTGCACCGGATTTGGTGGAAGCTACACCAGACACGGGTTCTTATGTGATCTATTCATCAGCGATGAAACGTCTTGCTGTTAAGCTGTCAAAAATCTGTAACGATTTGAGATTACTTGCTTCAGGACCGAGAGCCGGATTGTCGGAAATCAATTTACCTCCAATGCAGCCGGGATCTTCCATTATGCCGGGAAAAGTAAATCCTGTGATTCCGGAAGTGGTGAATCAGGTTTGTTTTAAAGTGTTCGGAAACGATCTTACGGTAACTTTCGCAGCAGAAGCAGGACAGTTACAGCTCAATGTTATGGAACCTGTGCTTTCTCATGCGATCATGGAAAATATTCACTTTTTAGGCAATGCTCTGGATACGCTTCGTGAAAAATGTATCGTCGGAATTACAGCAAATAAAGAAGTCTGCCTGAATATGGTGAAACACAGTATCGGAATTGTAACGGCTTTAAATCCTTACATTGGCTATAAACAATCGACAGCGATTGCCAAAGAAGCTTTGGAAACAGGAAAAAGCGTGTATAATTTAGTATTGGAAAAAGAACTTCTTTCTCAGGAAAAACTGGACGAAATTCTTGATCCTAAAAATATGCTGAAACCGCACAATAAATAA
- a CDS encoding GIY-YIG nuclease family protein, translated as MRFFVYINFMCCCYILFSKSLNKYYVGHSCEILQERLRKHLSDHRGFTSKAKDWMIVYSENFDSKIEAYKREREIKSWKSSSKIQKLIESSAG; from the coding sequence ATGAGGTTTTTTGTTTATATTAATTTTATGTGCTGCTGCTATATTCTTTTTTCTAAATCTCTAAATAAATATTATGTCGGACATTCCTGTGAAATTTTACAGGAAAGATTAAGGAAACATTTATCGGATCATAGAGGATTTACTTCAAAAGCTAAAGACTGGATGATTGTTTATTCTGAAAATTTTGATTCTAAAATTGAAGCTTATAAAAGAGAAAGGGAAATAAAATCATGGAAAAGCAGTTCCAAAATTCAAAAGCTAATTGAGAGTTCAGCCGGATAG
- a CDS encoding FkbM family methyltransferase, with amino-acid sequence MSLYQRIAEKLQYISPNFYKKRYFKSLNNLTKDNFSSRNVEPELVWIKEFLPKNAVILDIGANVGTFLYQLENKLDHENIYAFEPNKKLYRRLKRLFPAMRIFPLALSDENTTAEFKVPVINGKMVASRGTLNTDYKEKGEEKSYTEKVKVIKLDEWAAIEHFKKLDFIKIDVEGNEMKTLKGAKQIISKFSPTLMVEMEQRHHHTPIWDEISEVESWGYDANYLNRHTFELKKLTEEILLKNISDEKNKTEYINNIIFIPKN; translated from the coding sequence ATGTCTCTGTACCAAAGAATCGCTGAGAAGCTGCAATATATAAGCCCGAATTTTTATAAAAAAAGATATTTTAAAAGTTTAAATAATCTTACCAAAGATAATTTTTCGTCGCGGAATGTAGAGCCGGAATTGGTCTGGATTAAAGAGTTTTTGCCTAAAAATGCTGTTATTCTCGACATTGGAGCCAATGTAGGAACTTTCCTTTATCAACTGGAAAACAAGCTGGATCATGAAAACATCTATGCTTTTGAACCCAATAAAAAACTATACCGCCGCCTGAAAAGATTATTTCCCGCAATGCGCATTTTTCCTTTGGCACTTTCTGATGAAAACACGACCGCAGAATTTAAAGTTCCGGTGATTAACGGAAAAATGGTTGCTTCAAGAGGTACTCTGAACACCGATTATAAAGAAAAAGGCGAAGAAAAAAGCTACACCGAAAAAGTAAAAGTGATAAAGCTGGACGAATGGGCAGCCATTGAACATTTCAAAAAACTAGATTTTATTAAAATTGATGTAGAAGGTAATGAAATGAAAACCCTTAAAGGAGCAAAACAAATCATCAGTAAGTTTTCTCCGACTTTAATGGTGGAAATGGAACAGAGACACCACCACACTCCGATTTGGGATGAAATTTCAGAAGTTGAATCCTGGGGTTATGATGCAAATTATCTGAACAGACACACTTTTGAGCTTAAAAAATTAACGGAAGAAATTCTTTTAAAAAATATCAGCGACGAAAAAAATAAAACGGAATACATCAACAATATTATTTTTATTCCAAAAAACTAA
- a CDS encoding helix-turn-helix domain-containing protein, with the protein MNRLFITRFFVLMLYCLCVYAKGEQKNVYNNTDSLKKYSVDVLVQKCYSDINPKIYCDEMLSRKLSDEEKTKCYNIYALKYWFETLNDYEKAIQYLNLSNVYAKKTGNITFEKTNLNIIAVIYALQNRYRYSFQFIEKRNRLKSVEKTDEIQELLSGGDYDAIYALLGNFGKSIKSYQRAIKNIDDYLSSHTDISREKKYQLTFYKCIKYKNIFLSYDYEKKLDSAGIYLNKIKNSTLLQKDKDDIIGCTEADYFILLGKLDLAIQKATKDKNESKNDKARVFYDLYYLARAHQLKKNYKESFKYCEQGLNTIVLNIDFVNIELELYRIAMENADKLGDNANYLKYSKLYQEKNKKLNYDSRAEFISKLYSLDQIEPLEYELNHTRNFMTYLWVAILLLGSITAFLIHRFFTLRKYKKRFMEINADFEKEILKQKQDEGEPKIYRNNLSDEKEQEILDKLNKFEKKQQFLSPAVSLSSLSAQIGTNTNYLSSIIKKHKESNFNGYLNQLRIDYIVIKLKQNPEYLNYKISYLAEECGFSSHTVFSRIFIDKMGIPPSKFIEYLKKEKG; encoded by the coding sequence ATGAACCGTTTATTTATTACCCGATTTTTCGTTTTGATGTTATACTGCCTTTGTGTATATGCAAAAGGAGAACAGAAGAATGTTTATAATAATACAGATTCTCTGAAAAAATATTCTGTGGATGTTCTTGTGCAAAAATGTTATTCGGACATCAATCCAAAAATCTACTGCGATGAAATGCTCAGCCGGAAATTATCTGATGAAGAGAAAACAAAGTGCTATAATATTTATGCATTAAAATACTGGTTTGAAACTCTTAATGATTATGAAAAGGCAATACAATACCTGAACTTATCCAATGTATATGCTAAAAAGACAGGAAATATTACTTTTGAAAAAACAAACCTGAATATCATTGCTGTCATATACGCATTGCAAAACAGATATAGATATTCGTTTCAATTTATAGAAAAACGAAACAGGCTTAAATCTGTTGAAAAAACAGATGAAATACAGGAACTGCTTTCCGGAGGAGATTACGATGCAATCTATGCCCTGTTAGGAAATTTCGGAAAATCCATCAAAAGTTATCAGAGAGCTATTAAAAATATAGATGATTATCTTTCTTCACACACAGACATTTCCCGTGAAAAAAAGTATCAGTTAACTTTTTATAAATGTATTAAATACAAAAATATTTTTCTGAGTTACGATTACGAGAAAAAACTGGATTCAGCAGGAATTTACCTCAACAAAATAAAAAATTCAACACTGTTACAAAAAGATAAAGACGATATTATCGGCTGTACTGAAGCAGATTATTTTATTCTTCTCGGAAAACTGGATTTGGCGATACAGAAAGCAACAAAAGATAAAAATGAATCTAAAAATGACAAAGCCAGAGTTTTTTATGATTTATATTATCTGGCAAGAGCCCATCAACTGAAGAAAAATTATAAAGAATCTTTTAAATACTGCGAACAGGGGCTTAATACAATTGTTCTGAATATAGATTTTGTAAATATCGAGCTTGAGCTTTACCGGATAGCAATGGAAAATGCCGATAAATTAGGCGACAATGCCAATTATCTTAAATATTCAAAACTCTATCAGGAAAAAAACAAAAAACTGAATTATGATTCCAGGGCGGAATTTATTTCGAAGCTGTACAGTCTGGATCAGATAGAACCTCTTGAATATGAATTAAACCATACAAGAAATTTCATGACCTATCTTTGGGTGGCCATACTGCTTTTAGGATCGATTACAGCATTTTTAATCCATCGTTTCTTCACCTTAAGAAAGTATAAAAAAAGGTTTATGGAAATTAATGCAGATTTTGAAAAGGAAATTCTAAAACAGAAACAGGATGAAGGAGAACCTAAAATCTATAGAAATAATCTTTCTGACGAAAAAGAACAGGAAATTCTGGACAAACTGAATAAGTTTGAAAAGAAACAGCAGTTTTTATCTCCTGCAGTTTCTTTAAGTTCACTTTCTGCACAGATAGGAACCAATACGAACTATCTGTCGTCTATTATTAAAAAACATAAAGAAAGCAATTTTAATGGTTATTTAAATCAGTTAAGAATAGATTATATCGTTATAAAATTAAAACAAAACCCGGAATATCTCAATTACAAAATAAGCTATCTTGCCGAAGAATGCGGCTTTTCCTCTCATACAGTGTTCAGCAGAATTTTTATAGACAAAATGGGGATCCCTCCTTCAAAATTTATTGAATATCTAAAAAAGGAAAAAGGGTAG